GTCCTCGCGCGCGTGACGGTCGAATGCCCCGATTTGTGCCCGCGCTATACGGCCCGGGTCGTGCGCGGCGTGCGCGTGGGGCCGAGTCCGGCATGGCTGGCCGCGCGGCTGCAAGCAGTCGGCGTGGCGACGATCAACAACATCGTCGACATCACGAACTACGTGTTGCTCGAATGCGGCCAACCGCTGCACGCCTTCGATCTCGGCCGACTGCGCGGCGGGGCGATCGTCGTTCGCCGCCCGCGGGCCGGCGAACAGCTTGAGGCGATCGATCATCGCGTCTACGAGCTCAACGAGGCGATGTGCATCATCGCCGACGCCGAGCGGCCCGTGGGCATCGGCGGTGTGATGGGCGGCGCCGAAACCGAGGTCTCGGCCGCGACGACCGACGTGCTGCTCGAGGCGGCGCAGTTCGACCCCTTGGCCATTCGCGGCGCCGCTCGCGCGCTGAACCTGCACAGCCCGTCGTCGTATCGCTTCGAGCGCGGGCTCGATCCGCACGGAGTCGATTGGGCCAGCCGCCGCGCCTGCGAGTTGATCCTCGAGCTGGCCGGGGGCGAGCTGGCCGCCGGCGTGCTCGACGTGGGCACCCCGCCCGTCGCGCGCGAACCGATCGTGCTCCGCTTTGCACAACTCAAGCGCATCCTCGGCATCGAGGTACCGGCCGACGAGGTGGAACAGATCCTCGTAGCGCTGGGCCATCGCCGGCGCGAGCGCACGGGCGAACGCATCGAGGTGACCCCGCCGACCTGGCGCCGCGATCTCACGCGCGAGATCGACCTGATCGAAGAGGTCGCGCGGATTCACGGCTACGAGCAGATTCCCGAGGATGCGCTGGTGCCGATGGCCCGTTCGGCGCGCACGCCGGCCGATCGCGTGCTGGGCGAGGTCCGCGCGACGCTGACGGCGGCCGGTTTTGACGAGGCGTTGACCTTATCGGTCGTCGAGGAACCGGTTTCCGAAGCGTTCAGCCCTTGGTCCGATCTGCCTGCCCTGCGTACGCAGATGCCCATCCTGCGGAGGGCGACGCTGCTGCGCCGCAGCCTGGTGCCGAGCTTGCTCGCGGTGCGGCGCACCAACGAGGCGCTGTCGAATCCGACGATCGAGTTGTTCGAGATTGCCTCGGCCTACCTGCCGAGCAGCGAAGGACCGCCGCGCGAAGAACGGCTGGTCGGCCTTACGACCGGCGGCGATTTCCTCGCGCTCAAGGGGGTGGTCGAAGAGCTCGTGGCGCGCTTGAATCCCGCGGCCAGGGTCACGGTCGGCGACTACCGTCACGCGCTGTTCGCGCCCGGGCGAGCCGTGCAATTGCATCTGGACGGCGAAACGCTGGGCTACCTGGGCGAAGTGAGCGTCGAGGCCCGCAAGGCGTTCGATCTGCGCGGCGCGACGACGGTCGCCGAGCTGCGATTCGGGCTGTTGGCGGCGGCGGCCCAGTTGATCCGGCCGTTCGTGCCGCTGGCAGACAAGCCGGCCATCCAGCGCGATATCAACCTCGAACTGGCCGAAAGCGTCCGCTGGGCCCAACTGGCGGCGGTCGTCGAGGAAGTGTGCGGTCCGAAGCTCGAGGCCTTGGACTATCTCGAGACCTATCGCGACCGCCAGCGGTTGGGCGCCGATCGCAAGAGCCTGGTCTTCCGGTTGACCCTGCGCGACCCCCAGGCGACCCTGACCGGGGCCGAGGCCGACGCCCTGCGCGACCGCGTCGTCGCGGTCTGCGCCGATCGGCTGGGGGCCAAGCTTCGCCTGGGCTGATGTTCCCTGGGGGTCGGTCGTGCGAGCCTGCCCAAATCGCTTGATCTCTTTCCCTGCGCCTGCGCGGCGCGTTAGCCTGTTGGCTGGGTGATCGAGGAGTGCGGCCGGATCAACTCATCGCGTGGCCGCGGTCATCACCCGGCGTTGGCCTGCTTCGTTCGGGGCATCTTCTTGTTCGCCCGAGGAGCCAACCGATGTCTGCCTACAATCGCCGCGTGTTTCTCTCTGAGGTCGGTCAGAGCGTGTTCGCCGCCACGCTGGGCTATACGGCGGCTGTCGAGTTGGGCCTGACCACGGCCGTGGCCGACGACTCGGCCCCGTTGCGTTTGAGCTTTGGCCCGCGCGAACCGTTGATTCAACTGTTGCAAGAGACGCCACCTGATCGTCTGCTGCCGCTGCTGGTCGAAAAGCTCCGTGCCGGCGTCGAGCTGCGCGAGCTGGTGGCCGCCGGCGCGTTGGCCAACGCACGGAGTTTTGGTGGCGAAGACTACGTCGGATTTCACACCTTCATGGCCCTGGCGCCCGCATGGCAAATGGCGGCCGAGCTGCCTGCGAACGAAGCGGCCTTGCCTGTGCTCAAGGTGCTGTATCGCAACACGGCGCGCATTCACGAGCGCGGCGATGCCGGCCTGGAAGTGCTCGGACCGCTGTTGGCGGCCGACAAGCCGGAAGAGGTCAGCGCCGAGCGGCTGCGCGAAGCCGTCCGGCAGCACGACCTGCCACGCGCCGAAAGGCTGCTCGCCGCGGCAGCGCAGCGCTCGCCCGAAGAGGCCTACAACGCCATCCTGCCCGCGGTGGCCGACGGCGTCGAGGTGCACCGCACGGTGCTTGCCTATCGCGCCTGGGACTTGCTCGACCTGGTGGGCCGCGAGCACGCCTGCACGATGCTGCGGCAATCGCTGCACTATGCCGTGCACAACTGTAACGCGAGCTACGACGAGCAATACGCCGAGGTGCGCAGCTTGCTGCCCAAGGTGCTCGATACCTACAAGCTCGAACGGATCGAGGCCGGTACGCGCGCGGCGGACGACGACTGGCTCGCATCGATGTGCCAGTTGTTCCTCACGGCGACTCCCGAGCAGGCGGCCGATGCCGTGGCCGCCGCGCTGGCCGAAGGGCTGAGCGGCGATTCGGTGGCCGAGGCCATTGCCCTGGCCGCCAATCAGCTCGTGCTCCGCGATCCGGGCCGAACCGAGAGCAACGCGCGGCCGAACAAGCCGGTAGGCAGCGTCCACGGCGATTCGATCGGCGTGCATGCGAGCGACGCGGCCAACGCCTGGCGCAACATCGCCGCCGTGAGCAACCGGCACAATCGCGCGGCGAGCCTGGTGCTCTCCGGATGGGCCGTGGCCCGCGATCGAGGGTTGAGCTGGGGCCAGAAGCTCTACGACGAGCCGCAGCCCGACGCCGCGCATCTCAAACAGATCGATACTCGCGACGCAGCGATGCTGTTGACCGCCCTCGACGATGCGATTCGCCAGCAGGACCAGGCCCGGGCCTGCGCCCTGGTGCACGTCTACGGCCATGCGGCCCACGACCCGCAGCCGCTGCGCGCATTGCTGTTGCGTTACGCCGTCAGCCAGGATGGGGCGCTGCACGCCGAGAAATATTTCCGCACCGCCACCCAGGAATTCGACCGCACGCGGCCGCGTTTCCGCTGGCGGCAAATGGTCGCGCTCGCCCGCGTGACCGCGAGCGAAGCCGGCCAACCGGCGCCCGGCATGGACGAGGCCCGGCGGTTGCTGGCCGTGTAGTCTTTCAGGCCGCCGGCCATCGCCAAGCGCATATTTTCCGCCGCTTGCGGCCACTCGCCGCGATCGACTAGCGCGCTATACTCCCTATGCGACCTGAATTCTGCAGCCTGTTCGCATAGGAGTCGCGCCCGATGCTTGTCCTGCGCCTGGTCTTTGTCGGTACGCTGGCCTTGGCCTCAATGGCACATTCCGAGGTGCGCGGCGACGATGCCGCCGAATGGCGGCAATGGCGCGGACCTGCTCGTGATGGGCAGCTCGCCGCCGGGACCCTGCCCGATTCACTCGCGATCGATCGACTGGTCGAGACGTGGCGCGTCGAGCTCGGCCCAGGCTACCCCGGGCCGATCGTGGCCGGAGATCGGGTGTTCGTCGCCGAGACCCGGGACGAGCGCGACGAGGTGGTCCGGGCCCTCGATCGAGCCACGGGCCGGCAACTCTGGGAAGTCGCCTGGCCCGGGGCCATGAAGGTCCCCTTCTTTGCCAAGCGCAACGGCGATTGGATTCGCGCGACGCCGGCTTGTGATGGGCAAACGTTGTACGTTGCCGGCATGCTCGACGTGCTCGTGGCTCTCGATGTGGTGACCGGTGCAGAACGCTGGCGCGTCGATTTTCCCCAGCAACTTAAGACCGCGCCGCCCGATTTCGGCTTCGCCAGCTCGCCGTTGGTCGTCGGCGACTTCGTCTATGTGCAGGCAGCCGGCGGCTTCGTCAAGCTCGACAAACACAACGGAGAGGTCGTCTGGCGCACGCTCGACGATGGAGGCGGCATGTGGGGCAGCGCGTTTTCGTCGCCCGTCCTGGCCAACCTGGCCGGGCGCGAGCAGCTGGTCGTGCAGACGCGCACGCATCTGGCCGGCGTCGAACCCGAGCGCGGCGAGGTGCTCTGGAAGCACGAGATCGAGGCGTTCCGCGGCATGAACATCCTCACGCCTACGATCTGGCGAGATTGTGTCTTCACCAGCGCCTACGGGGGCAAGTCGACACTGCTGCGAATTGAAAACGACGGCGCGGCACAAAAGTCGACGGTCGCCTGGCAGCAGAAGACCCAGGGATACATGTCATCGCCGGTGGTGGTTGGGGATCACGTCTATCTGCATCTTCGCAATCGCCGGTTCACCTGCATCGATCTGGCAACGGGCGAAAGCCCCTGGACGACGACACCGTTCGGCGAGTACTGGAGCCTGGTTGCCGCGGGCGAGATGATCCTGGCGCTCGATCAGACCGGCGAGCTGTTGTTGATCCGCGCCAATCCGGAGAAGTTCGACCTCGTCGAGCGACGCAAGCTGAGCGAGGAAGAAACCTGGGGACACCTGGCCGTCGCCGGCGATGAGATCTATGTTCGCGAGCTGAAGGCGCTGCGGGCGCTGAAGTTCACTCGGGCCGGCGTCGCAGGCGCGCAGCCAGCCGCGCCGGCTGGGTCACTCGAAGACGACCATCGCGTGCATGCCCAGGTCGTCGACCGTGGCCACGACGCCGTCGTCGGTGTGTTCGAGCGTTAACGGCTTGCCGCCGGGTTCGAGCGTGGCCTTGGTCACCCCCGGCACGCGACACCGCACCCGCAGTCCCGACAGGGGGATCACCTCTTCGCGCACGGGCCAGGTGCCGCGCAGCTCGGATTGATTCGGAAAGCCCCACTGCTTGTTCAGCTCTTCCGGCAAGGGGGCCAGCTTCTGATAGATCGAGTGGATTCCCCAACTGCTGGACTGGTTGAGCAGGTGGACGATGGTCCGTCCGGAATTGGTCTGCCGACGGAAGGTGGCAGTCAGCATCAGGGGCCCCTCGACCTCGACGGCCGGGGGCACGTCGCGCACCACCCACCGCGCCGCGCGGAACAGCATTTCGCGCATGTAGGCGTCGGGATAGAAGAACATCCCCTTGTCGACCGACGCGGGAAAATACGCGACCCGCCCTTGGCCGAACTCCGAGGTGATGATGGCCGGATGCCGGATGTTGGCTTCGTCCTGCGGCAGGTTGACGTTGTAGGTCGCCACGACGTGACCGCCTTCGAGTGGCTCGACCTTCGTGGCGCTGGCGATCAGGGCCAGCGTGCCCTTGGCCGGCGGTGTTCCGCCGGGCACGCGCCAGGCCGTGTTCTGTTTGTCGCGAATCACCGGGCTGTTGACGACCGGGTGCTGGTCGTCGTCGAGCGACAGGTACAAGTTCTCGACCCGCTGATTGACCGTCGCGGTGCCGCGATATCGGACGCGCAACACGTCGCCCAGGGCAAAATCGTCGCGCCGTTGATATTGCTCATCGTAGAGCGACGTTTCGAATGAGGCGACGAGCCCCCCGCCGCCGGCCACGAATCGCCGGACGACTTCGGCGGCGCGCGGCGACATGCAGGCCACGTTCGGCAGCACCAGCACCCTTACGCCGCGCAACTGGCCGTCTTCCAGGTCTTGCTCGGTCAGCACGCGCACGGGCACATGCTTTTCGAGAAACGTCTTGAACGCGCCCAGCGTGTGCGAGAAATAGATCGGCAGCGCGCCCTGTGCGTACAGCGTGCGCGTTTGTTCCGAGGCCACGATGCCCACGTGCGAGATGGCCTCGGTGTGGCTGAGCCACGTTTCGCGCGCCGCGATGTTGGCCACGTGCAGCCGCAAGTATTCTTCGCGCCCGGTCGATTCGACGAACTCGGGGCATACGCCCCAGGGCAGGCATTCGAGCCCGCGCAATTGAATCTCGACCGGCGAGGAGATGCCCGAGATGCCGTGCGCCGAGGGTTGAATCCAGACGCTGGCCCCGCGCTCGCGCGAGATGCCCTGCATAAAGGCGAACACGAACTGCTGGTACAGCGGATCGCCCGGCACGTCCCAGTATTGTTCGACCGACGGGAAATCGACCGCCGCGGCGTAGTCCAACGGATACTCGCCCATGTACATGTCGGGGTAGTACCAGGTGCGATTGGCCGAGTGGTTCACGTAGATCACGGCCTCCGGACGCTCGGCGCGAATCGCGGCCCGCATCCGGTCGGCCAACGCGACGAAGTGGGCGTTGTGCCAGGCCAGGTACTTCCGCGTCACCGGGTCGCGCACCGGGTCGAAATGCGTGGGAATCTCGGCGCCGCCGGAAAACTCGCGAAAGGCCCGCCGCGTGGCCTCGTCATACGTGTGCAAATGGACGGGCGCATAGCCGTCCAACCAGTAGCCGTCGGCCTTGAACTCGCGGGTCACATACGCCAGTTGCTCCAGCAGCCATTCGGCGTAGCCGGTGCGAATGTTGGCAAAGTTCGGCGGGTCCTGATGCTTGCCGTCGGGCAGGGTCTTGAGCCAGTCGGGATGCGCCTCGCAGAAAATCGGATTGCCCACCGGAACCTGGACGGGCCCGATGTAGAAGATGGCCTTCGCGCCGGCCGCGTGACAGCGCTCGACGTGCGTCCGCAGATACTGCTCGGCCTCGCGTACGCGTTCGGCCGGATACAGCGAGGCCGAAGGTCCGACAATGTCCCAGCGCGTCAACGCGTTGAGCGTGACGACATTGTAGCCCGCCTGCAGGAACGCCTGGGCCATCGGCAAATCGCCGGGCAGATGGCCGACGCGCCAGTGCGTGCGCGTCCAGTCCGGCACCGGCCGATCAGGACACAGCTCGGGAACCGACCGCGCCGGCAATTTGGCCAGATCGATCGTCGCCAGCGGCTCCGCGGCCACCGCCGCCCGCACGACAAC
This genomic interval from Pirellulales bacterium contains the following:
- the pheT gene encoding phenylalanine--tRNA ligase subunit beta; the encoded protein is MLVSWSWLSDYVRLDMPVEEVERRLMMAGLNHESTARAGDDVVIDFEVTSNRADCLGHLGIAREIATLWGREICLPKADPCPGSHPVAVLARVTVECPDLCPRYTARVVRGVRVGPSPAWLAARLQAVGVATINNIVDITNYVLLECGQPLHAFDLGRLRGGAIVVRRPRAGEQLEAIDHRVYELNEAMCIIADAERPVGIGGVMGGAETEVSAATTDVLLEAAQFDPLAIRGAARALNLHSPSSYRFERGLDPHGVDWASRRACELILELAGGELAAGVLDVGTPPVAREPIVLRFAQLKRILGIEVPADEVEQILVALGHRRRERTGERIEVTPPTWRRDLTREIDLIEEVARIHGYEQIPEDALVPMARSARTPADRVLGEVRATLTAAGFDEALTLSVVEEPVSEAFSPWSDLPALRTQMPILRRATLLRRSLVPSLLAVRRTNEALSNPTIELFEIASAYLPSSEGPPREERLVGLTTGGDFLALKGVVEELVARLNPAARVTVGDYRHALFAPGRAVQLHLDGETLGYLGEVSVEARKAFDLRGATTVAELRFGLLAAAAQLIRPFVPLADKPAIQRDINLELAESVRWAQLAAVVEEVCGPKLEALDYLETYRDRQRLGADRKSLVFRLTLRDPQATLTGAEADALRDRVVAVCADRLGAKLRLG
- a CDS encoding PQQ-like beta-propeller repeat protein, with product MLVLRLVFVGTLALASMAHSEVRGDDAAEWRQWRGPARDGQLAAGTLPDSLAIDRLVETWRVELGPGYPGPIVAGDRVFVAETRDERDEVVRALDRATGRQLWEVAWPGAMKVPFFAKRNGDWIRATPACDGQTLYVAGMLDVLVALDVVTGAERWRVDFPQQLKTAPPDFGFASSPLVVGDFVYVQAAGGFVKLDKHNGEVVWRTLDDGGGMWGSAFSSPVLANLAGREQLVVQTRTHLAGVEPERGEVLWKHEIEAFRGMNILTPTIWRDCVFTSAYGGKSTLLRIENDGAAQKSTVAWQQKTQGYMSSPVVVGDHVYLHLRNRRFTCIDLATGESPWTTTPFGEYWSLVAAGEMILALDQTGELLLIRANPEKFDLVERRKLSEEETWGHLAVAGDEIYVRELKALRALKFTRAGVAGAQPAAPAGSLEDDHRVHAQVVDRGHDAVVGVFER